A section of the Methanosarcina mazei S-6 genome encodes:
- a CDS encoding GIY-YIG nuclease family protein translates to MTNNREKPRAFSVRLFLPGGDPDGVKTVEKSNWTGRGLVIPRSLFAETRSRAELGSTGVYILVGPDEKSQLPRVYVGEGDPIGPRLDQHAKNKDFWTQAIGFASKDQNLNKAHIQFLEYRLIDLAKAAKRCLLDNVNNPQPPSLSEADTAEAEGFLADILLCLPVLGYGFFDEAPAPTQTTLEFTLNAKGIKSKGYEATTGFVVRAGSQAVKSETKSIHAYLSDMRRSLVEQGVFVDIGQYYEMTQDYTFNSPSTAAGVILGRAANGRTEWKTADGHTLRSIQEAEVDK, encoded by the coding sequence ATGACCAATAACAGAGAAAAACCAAGAGCTTTTTCGGTGCGCCTGTTTCTTCCAGGCGGCGATCCGGACGGCGTCAAGACTGTGGAGAAGTCGAACTGGACTGGTAGAGGGCTTGTGATTCCAAGATCACTGTTTGCTGAAACCCGTTCACGTGCTGAATTGGGAAGTACGGGTGTGTACATTCTGGTCGGACCAGATGAAAAGTCTCAGCTTCCCCGCGTATATGTAGGGGAAGGCGACCCAATTGGCCCAAGGCTGGACCAGCATGCGAAAAATAAAGATTTCTGGACTCAAGCGATTGGTTTTGCCAGCAAGGATCAGAACCTTAACAAGGCTCACATCCAGTTTCTTGAATACCGGCTTATTGACCTTGCAAAGGCCGCAAAAAGATGCTTACTCGACAATGTCAATAACCCACAACCGCCTTCTCTTTCAGAAGCTGACACAGCCGAAGCTGAAGGCTTTCTTGCGGATATCCTGCTCTGCCTGCCAGTGCTGGGATATGGATTTTTTGATGAAGCACCCGCACCCACACAGACCACTCTTGAATTCACATTGAACGCCAAGGGCATAAAGAGCAAAGGGTACGAGGCAACCACAGGTTTTGTCGTGCGAGCAGGTTCACAGGCAGTTAAGAGCGAGACAAAGTCAATTCATGCCTACCTGAGTGACATGCGCCGTTCACTGGTTGAACAGGGTGTCTTTGTTGACATTGGCCAGTACTATGAAATGACACAGGATTATACCTTTAATTCCCCTTCAACGGCAGCAGGCGTGATTCTCGGAAGGGCGGCAAACGGCCGTACCGAGTGGAAAACCGCTGACGGACATACACTAAGATCCATTCAGGAAGCTGAGGTGGACAAATGA
- a CDS encoding restriction endonuclease subunit S has protein sequence MLHNLKPYPAYKDSGVPWLGEMPENWEIKRLKHISTLHGRIGFHGLSSSDYGSDGIIVVSGSNFRDWHVEWNRCHRISEDWYEKDKNIQLKNGDLLVTKDGTIGKTAIVNELIEKAVLNSGVIVVRPKMPIQYENRYLLYLINSKVFDAFIDIKKTGATIHHLYEATFNNFSISLPPLSEQSTIVRYLDYIDRRIRRYIRTKQKLIKLLEEQKQAIIHQAVTRGLDPNVKLKPSGVEWLGEIPEHWEIVALKQLCSLLRDGTHLPPARQSIGVPLLSVRNIVGGRFVNRDDDSFISFSDYEQLCRSFVVQQNDVLLAIVGATLGKVAIVPAMSTFHIQRSLAIFRPKRHKLFYDYLAFFLRGPAFQRALWKTVAFSAQPGIYLSTLGAFRIAVPPLAEQKQIVLKVSQHTEQVQQAIDKARCEISLLREYRTRLIADVVTGKLDVREVAANLPEETDEKESFEDSLAEDDELENNEIEDEQAGELEEEVPA, from the coding sequence ATGCTTCATAACCTCAAACCCTACCCTGCATACAAAGATTCCGGTGTTCCCTGGCTGGGAGAGATGCCGGAGAATTGGGAAATAAAGCGCTTAAAACACATTTCAACTCTTCATGGCAGGATAGGTTTTCATGGGCTTTCGTCAAGCGATTATGGAAGCGATGGGATCATTGTTGTTAGTGGATCTAATTTTAGGGATTGGCATGTTGAATGGAATCGGTGCCACCGAATATCTGAAGATTGGTACGAGAAGGACAAGAATATTCAGCTAAAAAATGGAGACCTACTTGTTACCAAAGATGGTACCATTGGAAAAACTGCGATTGTCAACGAACTAATCGAAAAAGCGGTTCTGAACAGCGGTGTAATTGTCGTACGTCCTAAGATGCCTATTCAGTACGAAAACCGCTACTTACTTTACCTCATTAACAGTAAAGTATTCGATGCTTTTATCGACATCAAGAAAACAGGTGCAACTATACATCACTTGTATGAAGCCACATTCAACAACTTTTCTATATCTTTGCCTCCACTCTCCGAACAATCCACTATCGTCCGTTACCTCGATTACATCGACCGGCGCATCCGGCGCTACATCCGCACAAAGCAGAAACTTATCAAGCTGCTGGAGGAGCAGAAGCAGGCAATAATCCATCAAGCCGTCACCCGTGGGCTCGATCCAAATGTTAAGCTCAAGCCGTCGGGGGTGGAATGGTTAGGGGAAATACCAGAGCATTGGGAAATAGTGGCTTTAAAGCAACTATGCTCCTTGCTGAGGGATGGTACACATCTCCCACCAGCTCGCCAATCTATAGGGGTTCCTCTCTTGAGTGTCAGAAATATTGTTGGAGGCCGTTTCGTCAATAGAGACGACGATAGCTTCATTTCATTTTCTGATTACGAGCAGCTTTGTCGTTCATTTGTTGTTCAGCAAAACGATGTCTTGCTAGCAATTGTTGGAGCTACCCTTGGAAAAGTAGCGATTGTTCCAGCAATGTCAACGTTTCATATTCAACGCAGCCTAGCAATATTTCGTCCCAAGCGTCATAAGTTATTTTATGATTACCTTGCTTTTTTCCTTCGCGGACCAGCCTTTCAACGTGCACTCTGGAAAACTGTAGCGTTTTCAGCACAGCCGGGGATTTACTTGAGTACACTGGGAGCTTTTCGAATTGCAGTTCCGCCGCTAGCTGAGCAGAAGCAAATAGTATTGAAGGTCTCACAACATACTGAACAGGTCCAGCAAGCTATAGATAAAGCAAGATGTGAAATCTCCCTCCTTCGTGAATATCGCACCCGCCTGATAGCTGACGTTGTAACTGGAAAACTGGACGTGAGAGAGGTAGCTGCGAATCTGCCTGAAGAAACTGATGAGAAGGAAAGTTTCGAGGATTCACTGGCTGAAGACGATGAGCTGGAAAACAATGAAATAGAGGACGAGCAGGCTGGAGAACTTGAAGAGGAGGTTCCTGCATGA
- a CDS encoding PDDEXK nuclease domain-containing protein produces the protein MKRLKSPQEIARTSHDVSTEFDENAFEEVVELIQNARKGAFTAANKALIDLYWQVGEYISRKLQTAEWGEGVVNQLAGHIATYYPDIRGFTRPNLFRMRQFYETYRHDEKVSPLVRQLPWTHNLLIMSRCKQPEERLFYLHMCLRERWTKRELERQLAGALFEQAVLSPPKASAALKQLHPDMSFVFKDAYLLDFLDLPEKHSEADLQQGLVANLRSFLLELGADFAFIGEQYPLQVGGRDFALDLLFFHRSLNCLVAIELKVDEFQPEYLGKLEFYLEALDRNVKKPHEQPSIGLLLCATRDVEVVEYALSRTLSPALVSEYQTRLPDRKLLRAKLHEFYTLHEAKGVYNAS, from the coding sequence ATGAAGCGGCTTAAATCACCACAAGAAATTGCAAGAACTTCTCATGATGTTTCTACAGAGTTTGACGAAAATGCCTTTGAAGAAGTGGTAGAGCTTATCCAGAATGCTCGCAAGGGGGCGTTTACCGCTGCCAATAAAGCTCTGATTGATCTCTACTGGCAGGTGGGCGAATATATAAGCCGTAAATTACAGACTGCGGAATGGGGCGAGGGCGTTGTTAACCAGCTTGCCGGACATATTGCCACTTATTATCCGGATATTCGGGGATTTACAAGGCCAAACCTCTTTCGGATGAGGCAGTTTTACGAGACTTACCGCCACGATGAAAAAGTCTCACCACTGGTGAGACAATTACCCTGGACGCACAACCTCCTGATTATGAGTCGTTGCAAGCAGCCTGAAGAGCGTTTATTCTATCTGCATATGTGTCTGCGTGAGCGGTGGACGAAACGCGAACTGGAAAGGCAGCTTGCAGGTGCACTCTTTGAACAGGCTGTTCTCTCTCCTCCAAAAGCATCAGCGGCACTGAAACAATTGCATCCAGATATGAGTTTTGTTTTCAAGGATGCCTATCTTCTTGATTTCCTTGACCTGCCAGAAAAGCATTCCGAAGCTGATCTACAGCAGGGACTTGTAGCAAACCTTCGTAGTTTTCTGCTTGAACTCGGAGCAGATTTTGCATTCATAGGAGAACAATATCCTTTGCAGGTAGGAGGCCGTGACTTTGCCCTCGATCTGCTGTTTTTTCACCGCAGCCTGAACTGTCTGGTAGCTATAGAACTTAAAGTCGATGAGTTCCAGCCTGAATATCTGGGCAAACTTGAATTTTATCTGGAGGCTCTGGACCGCAATGTGAAGAAACCTCATGAGCAGCCCAGTATAGGACTTCTACTCTGCGCCACCAGAGATGTCGAGGTGGTCGAATACGCCCTTAGCCGTACTCTTTCCCCTGCTTTAGTTTCTGAATACCAGACTCGCCTGCCGGACAGAAAGCTTCTCCGGGCCAAACTTCACGAGTTTTACACCCTGCACGAGGCAAAGGGGGTTTACAATGCTTCATAA
- a CDS encoding PDDEXK nuclease domain-containing protein, protein MSRKDIQKPGPASNNFLLLEDIRHMIEETRSAVATAVNAGLTMLYWNIGKRIHEEILKGQRAEYGQEIVVSLGQELVAEYGNGFSEKNLRRMIQFAEVFSEEKIVVTLLRQLSWSHFLTLVPLKDPLQREFYAEMCRVERWSVRTLRKQIDSMLYERTAISRKPEEVILHELANLREQDQLTPELIFRDPYVLDFLGLKDRYLEKDMEDAILRELESFLLELGAGFTFVARQRRIQIDDDDFYIDLLFYHRSLHRLIAIDLKLGNFKAEYKGQMELYLRWLDKYERQPGEESPLGIILCAGKKEEQIELLELNHSGIHVAEYLTELPPRELLAARLHRAIKTAQARLEAYDDQ, encoded by the coding sequence ATGAGCCGCAAGGACATCCAGAAACCTGGACCGGCTTCAAACAACTTTCTGCTACTGGAAGATATCCGCCACATGATAGAAGAGACACGCTCGGCAGTGGCTACTGCAGTCAATGCCGGCCTGACAATGCTCTACTGGAATATTGGAAAGCGCATACATGAGGAGATTCTTAAAGGTCAACGGGCGGAATATGGGCAGGAAATTGTCGTCTCTCTGGGGCAAGAGTTGGTAGCCGAATACGGTAATGGATTCTCAGAGAAAAACTTGCGTCGGATGATCCAGTTTGCCGAAGTGTTCTCGGAAGAAAAAATTGTCGTGACACTGTTACGACAATTGAGCTGGTCCCATTTCTTAACTTTAGTTCCACTAAAAGACCCTCTTCAGCGTGAATTCTATGCTGAGATGTGCCGTGTAGAACGCTGGAGTGTACGCACTCTGCGAAAGCAGATTGATTCCATGCTGTATGAGCGCACTGCCATTTCACGCAAGCCTGAAGAAGTGATCCTTCATGAACTTGCCAACCTGAGAGAGCAGGACCAATTGACGCCTGAACTTATTTTCCGCGATCCCTATGTCCTCGACTTCCTCGGCCTGAAAGATCGTTATCTGGAAAAAGACATGGAAGATGCCATCCTGCGTGAACTTGAGTCATTTTTACTGGAACTCGGTGCCGGATTTACCTTTGTAGCCCGGCAGCGGCGCATCCAGATTGACGACGACGATTTTTACATTGACCTCCTTTTCTACCACCGTTCCCTGCACCGACTGATTGCTATCGACCTGAAACTGGGAAATTTCAAAGCCGAATACAAAGGACAGATGGAACTCTACCTCCGCTGGCTGGACAAATATGAAAGGCAGCCAGGGGAAGAATCCCCTCTCGGGATCATCCTCTGCGCCGGAAAGAAGGAGGAGCAAATCGAACTGCTGGAGCTGAACCACTCCGGCATCCATGTGGCTGAATATTTGACTGAACTGCCGCCCCGCGAACTGCTGGCTGCAAGGCTGCACCGTGCCATCAAGACTGCACAGGCAAGACTGGAGGCATACGATGACCAATAA